Below is a genomic region from Flavobacterium ginsengisoli.
TTTTCGGAATCGATAAATCCAAAATCAACAAAGGTTTTTTAAGATTTAAAATGGCTTTGTCAACTGTTGGGTTTTGCGCTCCTGTTGCAACAACTACAACATCGGCTTTTTGAAGTTCTAAATGCAATTCAGAATAATCTTTAACAATCAAATTTAATTTTCCTGCTAATTTCTCTGCTTTATCTTTAGTACGGTTTATTAAAGTGATGTGCTCGTTTTTAGTATGCTTTACTAAATTCTCGCATGTATTTCTTCCGATTTTTCCAGTTCCAAAAAGTAAAATATTTTTGTTGCTGATATCTTCAACATTTTTAAGAATGTATTGTACCGATGCAAAAGAAACCGAAGTAGCGCCAGAGCTAATTTCCGTTTCGTTTTTAATTCTTTTACTCGCTTGAATAACGGCATTTACTAGTCTTTCCATAAAAGCATTCGCTAAACCTAAAGATTTTGAATGAATGAAACTAGTTTTAATTTGAGATATAATTTCGAAATCGCCTAAGATTTGACTATCTAAACCAGTTCCTACACGAAATAAATGATTTATTGCTTCTTGATTTTTGTAAACGAAACCAACTTTTTGAAAAGCATCAACAGAACCGTTGCTGTTGTCGCAGATAAGTTTTATTAATTGAAATGGATGTTCAGCAAAACCGTAGATTTCAGTTCTGTTGCAAGTTGAAGTAACTAGTAAACTTTCTATTCCATCGTTTTTAGCTTGTTCCAGCAGGCGAGTTTTCGCAACGGCGTCCAAACTAAATTGACCTCTAACCTCAGCATCAGCTTTTTTATAACTCAGACCAACTGAGTAAAAATAAAGGTGTTTCGGTACGTTATTGTTTTCCATAAATTCACTTTCATAAAAGTGCAACAAAATTATTACTATACCATCGATAAAAATAACGCTAAAAGTACTTTTTATGTCGCTGTATGTTTTTTTGAACCTAAATAGGTGTTTTTGAGTAAAAAGGACTACTTTTGTAGCAAAATCAACTCCTTTGAAGTGATTAGTTTAGAGTCGTTCTAAATAACATTTTGAGTTTGTTTTGATTTTCGTTTCAAAAAAATATCGCTATGAGTTCTCAAGAAGTTATAAAAATTGAAGACGACTTTACGCTGATCCGTTTTCAAAACGATGGTTCAGAACCTTTTTATGCACAGCACGAAATAATAGGTACTGGCCTGATACAGTTTCACTTCGGGATAAAAGGAAATGCAAAATTTTTATTCAATCAAGGCAATTATGCTTTAGAATTGAAAGAAGAAAAAATCGTTGCTTTTATACAATCCACAGAAAGAATTGCCGCTAAATTTAGAGCTGGCTCCAAACTCGTGGGCAATTTCGGTAATTGTATCAATCAAGAAATTTCACGCCTTATTTTCTGCCGAAGCCGATTATATTACTTTTCTAAGTCCTGATAATAAGGATAAAAAGTATTATAACGAAGGAAATATTAGTCCTTCTATGGCGATTGTTTTAAGTCAGCTGTTTCATTATAACCTTCATCCGTCCATAAAAAACCTTTATTATAAAGGAAAAGGATACGAATTATTGAGTTTGTATTTCAACAGAACCGAAGATCCAAATGCAGAACAATGTCCATTTTTGATTGATGAAGATAACGTTTTGAAAATCAGAAAAGCTAAAGAAATTATTATCGCTAATATGGCCGAACCACCAGGACTGCAAGAACTAGCAGATGAAATTGGTTTAAATTTGAAAAAACTCAAAATGGGTTTCAAACAGATTTATGGCGATACGGTTTACGGTTTCTTGTTCGATTACAAAATGGATTTCGCCAGAAAACTTTTAGACAGCGGTTCTTATAATGTAAATGAAGTTGGGCTGAAAATAGGTTATAGCACAGGAAGTCATTTTATCGCGGCATTCAAGAAAAAGTTTGCCACGACTCCAAAAAAATATTTGATGTCGATTAATGCGAATGTTTAATTTTTTTTTCGCTACTAAATTAGCAC
It encodes:
- the hemA gene encoding glutamyl-tRNA reductase; translated protein: MENNNVPKHLYFYSVGLSYKKADAEVRGQFSLDAVAKTRLLEQAKNDGIESLLVTSTCNRTEIYGFAEHPFQLIKLICDNSNGSVDAFQKVGFVYKNQEAINHLFRVGTGLDSQILGDFEIISQIKTSFIHSKSLGLANAFMERLVNAVIQASKRIKNETEISSGATSVSFASVQYILKNVEDISNKNILLFGTGKIGRNTCENLVKHTKNEHITLINRTKDKAEKLAGKLNLIVKDYSELHLELQKADVVVVATGAQNPTVDKAILNLKKPLLILDLSIPKNVHENVEELEGVTLIHMDYLSQLTDETLENRKLHIPATEAIIEEIKEEFVTWMKGRKFAPTINALKEKLNAIKASELDFQSKKIADFNEEQAEIISNRIIQKITTHFANHLKDDDTMVDESIEWIEKVFKIKAS